One window of the Psilocybe cubensis strain MGC-MH-2018 chromosome 12, whole genome shotgun sequence genome contains the following:
- a CDS encoding Global transcription regulator sge1: protein MQHHHHHHHHQQQHQHQQQQQYQASSTSTPSSSSSTPAPLPSSSSSSSAATASASASASASASASASASTATSAWTEPPWSGWIETTGDALLILEAARRGLIPRVTRRLVDAERKMITSGSVFVFDEDESGIKRWTDGFFWSPSRILGNFLLYRETDKRGAGHRARGEQHQQQQMDVDGGGGGGYEGGRGEGQSLSRPKSDAAGMSVDKQRERTLMGSLTNSYKFKPDGLMKKTFSVTIGGVAQHLISYYKIEDVESGRLRSPSSLPELASLDISQEYLDKTHFRNPPKVERGVDGILRYRGEADDIENSPSMLSTPLSGIPLLTEGRVAESAASASASASSSAAAVSKRTGRYDPYGSPPATKRARRNTKTSQQDGRATPTGDAASPQGTSTSSSTPQPMTPISASTPMFPDPGMDIAMSHTPPPPQPPLPQQQQQQQQLPGVTEIVTAPAPYPPYGMPGFYPMPPPPGHIYPGPLPPPPPSQQVAYHHPSAGSPQGPPPQPQYAAYAGYIPQHEQQQQQQQHLHGLTGQVHGSNPSQLNTGPTPGVGGGGAGAAPAPPPTNTQQIQQQSPVLTPSPHGHAHTQSPQQQQQQQATPAQAQAQLPGAPTPLPPPPHHHHPPPQPYYPYYPPPPPPPPPPPGYPHAHAHAGYQWPVYPGYPPHAPPPPPQLQLQQQPMHQPIQMHQPMQMQMHQPMHQPMQGVQMQMPMQGVQMQGVQYLPQQQQQQQYYIPQQQQQDAGGSASASGADTNARSSSTISMNTSGDGTGTVAGTAGASANANASGSGDGSGTAGAGAGAGASS from the exons ATGCagcaccatcatcatcatcatcatcatcaacaacaacatcaacatcaacaacaacaacaatatcaagcatcatccacatccaccccatcctcctcatcctcgacTCCCGCTCCGCTcccctcctcgtcctcctcgtcctcagcAGCAACCGcctccgcatccgcatcggCCTCCGCATCggcctcagcctcagcctcagcatCGACAGCGACATCAGCATGGACCGAGCCCCCCTGGTCCGGGTGGATCGAGACGACCGGCGAcgccctcctcatcctcgaaGCAGCGCGCCGCGGCCTGATCCCGCGCGTCACCCGGCGCCTCGTCGACGCCGAGCGCAAGATGATCACGTCCGGGTCAGTCTTTGTCttcgatgaagatgaaagcgGGATTAAGCGGTGGACGGACGGGTTCTTTTGGAGTCCGAGTAGGATTTTGGGGAATTTTTTGTTGTATCGCGAGACGGATAAGAGGGGCGCGGGGCATAGGGCGAGGGGGGAgcagcatcagcagcagcagatggatgtggatgggggtgggggtggggggtATGAAGGGGGCAGGGGGGAGGGCCAGTCGTTGAGTCGGCCCAAGTCGGATGCGGCGGGGATGAGTGTGGATAAGCAAAGGGAGAGGACGTTGATGGGGAGCTTGACGAACAGCTACAAGTTCAAGCCCGATGGGCTGATGAAAAAG ACTTTTTCTGTCACCATTGGCGGCGTAGCGCAGCACTTGATTTCATACTACAAAATCGAAGACGTCGAGAGCGGGAGATTGCGCTCGCCATCGTCGCTCCCCGAGCTCGCGTCGCTGGACATCAGCCAGGAATACCTCGACAAGACGCATTTCCGGAACCCGCCCAAGGTCGAGCGCGGCGTCGATGGGATTTTGAGGTACCGCGGCGAAGCGGACGATATCGAGAACTCGCCGTCGATGCTTAGCACGCCGCTGTCTGGGATACCGCTGTTAACCGAAGGCAGGGTCGCGGAGAGCGCGGCGTCTGcatctgcctctgcctcttcgtcggcggcggcggtgagTAAGAGGACGGGTAGGTATGATCCGTATGGATCGCCGCCTGCTACGAAGCGCGCGCGGAGGAACACGAAGACGTCGCAGCAGGATGGAAGGGCGACGCCGACGGGGGACGCGGCGTCGCCGCAGGGTACTAGCACGAGCTCGTCGACGCCTCAGCCTATGACGCCCATCTCGGCTTCCACGCCGATGTTCCCTGATCCGGGAATGGATATTGCCATGTCGcacactcctcctcctcctcagccGCCGCTaccccagcagcagcagcaacaacagcagcttCCAGGAGTAACAGAAATAGTAACGGCACCAGCACCGTACCCGCCGTATGGTATGCCGGGATTTTACCCGATGCCGCCTCCGCCAGGGCATATCTATCCCGGTCcactccctcctcctcctccttcacAGCAAGTCGCGTATCATCATCCGAGTGCCGGCTCGCCTCAGGGTCCTCCGCCGCAGCCGCAATACGCCGCGTATGCAGGGTACATCCCTCAACAtgaacaacagcagcaacagcaacaacaccTGCACGGGCTCACGGGGCAGGTTCATGGCAGTAATCCATCGCAGTTGAACACCGGGCCGACGCCGGGggttggaggagggggtgcAGGTGCTGCTCCCGCCCCTCCTCCGACAAACACCCAGCAAATCCAGCAGCAGTCTCCGGTTTTGACTCCGTCGCCTCATGGTCATGCTCATACGCAGTCccctcagcagcagcagcagcaacaagcTACTCccgctcaagctcaagctcaacTTCCAGGTGCACCCAcacccctccctcctcctcctcatcatcatcatcctccacCACAGCCGTATTACCCGTATTACCCTCccccaccgccgccgccgcctccgcctccggGGTACCCCCacgcgcatgcgcatgcggGGTATCAGTGGCCTGTTTATCCGGGGTATCCGCCGCATgctccccctcccccgccgCAGTTGCAgcttcagcagcagccgaTGCACCAGCCAATCCAAATGCACCAGCCAATGCAGATGCAAATGCACCAGCCGATGCACCAGCCGATGCAGGGTGTGCAGATGCAAATGCCAATGCAAGGTGTGCAGATGCAGGGCGTGCAGTATCTTccccaacagcagcaacagcagcaataTTATAtacctcaacaacaacaacaggaTGCGGGTgggagtgcgagtgcgagtggggCGGACACGAATGCGAGGTCAAGCTCAACTATAAGTATGAATACAAGTGGGGATGGGACAGGGACGGTGGCGGGGACGGCGGGTGCgagtgcgaatgcgaatgcgagtgggagtggggatGGGAGTGGGacggcgggggcgggggcgggggcgggggcgaGTTCGTAG